The proteins below are encoded in one region of Hordeum vulgare subsp. vulgare chromosome 3H, MorexV3_pseudomolecules_assembly, whole genome shotgun sequence:
- the LOC123445404 gene encoding E3 ubiquitin-protein ligase BRE1-like 2 isoform X1, producing MDATALQHENQKLVQQLEAQKSEMHVLEAKFKELRNEQSSYDNTLISLDKTWNQLVDDLILLGVRFGGGLNNLPALDHEELSEESIESCPSEEIFLFMLLKSNNYGKKDDNSFLEFAEEALALRRSATLALMRSLQEAIAAQQARSEHLSLALNGEKSNEDVVVALQNHNDHLKEVVGNVREAISIVNEKHKRYLDEIEAFKSSYSKELQEIKHLSGELEETMAELEESRRKLVILQLQRHGGSLMNMSGPNAVNGAVSADKSSDKNMGWGDLKDAVEEVKTISANRLFELHETQEDNLILSGQLEDLQGQLKDDNYIFTSKPYTILSDQLHHLNAEIERYKGLVEVLQNDKNQFLQREKEMCAKGESVDNIKQSITAYEAKIEELEHQILKSMSEKNDLEIKVEESLQDSGKKDFKDEIHVMAAALSKEMEMMENQLNRSKDAASEALALREEAGSLRSLLAKKISEQKEISDRYNEQVSEIKSLKELIETLEKENQELEFIVDMYGKECSESRTITEIKESENRARKQAEYLRTSLEEHSLELRVKAANEAESACQRRLCIAEAELEDLRTDVDASERDVLELKEAIRIKEAEGDAYISEIETIGQAYEDMQTQHQHLLQQVADRDDFNIKLVSDSVKTKQASASLLSEKHLLQKQLHQVNSSLESSKQKLARGEEQMKAYVAQAIKTSSENRHHAITIEKTLLEVSDAEKELKWLRSAVGASEKEYEQNQKKIAELKMDLERERSEKRKLEEEYEEVKNEVMELTSENEEATIQKLQDEIKDCKAILKCGVCFDRPKEVVITKCFHLFCSTCIQRNLELRHRKCPGCGTPFGQNDVREVKI from the exons ATGGACGCCACAGCCCTTCAACATGAAAACCAGAAGCTGGTGCAGCAATTGGAAGCGCAGAAGTCTGAAATGCATGTGTTGGAagctaagttcaaggagttgaggaATGAACAATCTTCTTACGACAACACTCTGATTTCCCTGGATAAGACGTGGAATCAG CTTGTTGATGATTTAATCCTGCTTGGAGTTAGATTTGGTGGCGGCTTGAACAATTTGCCTGCACTTGACCATGAAGAGTTGTCAGAAG AATCTATCGAGTCGTGTCCTTCCGAGGAGATTTTTCTCTTCATGCTCTTGAAGTCCAACAATTATGGAAAAAAGGATGACAATAGCTTCTTGGAATTCGCTGAAGAAGCTCTTGCTTTGCGCCGTTCGGCAACTCTTGCTCTGATGAGGTCCCTTCAAGAGGCTATTGCTGCACAACAGGCTAGAAGTGAACATTTGTCATTAGCTTTAAATGGAGAGAAGTCAAATGAAG ATGTTGTTGTTGCCCTTCAAAACCATAATGATCACTTGAAAGAGGTTGTTGGCAATGTCCGTGAAGCTATTTCCATCGTCAATGAGAAGCATAAAAGGTATCTGGATGAGATTGAGGCTTTCAAAAGCAGCTACTCAAAAGAATTGCAGGAAATCAAGCATCTTTCAG GAGAGCTAGAGGAAACCATGGCGGAGCTTGAGGAAAGTCGACGGAAGTTGGTTATTCTCCAGTTGCAGAGGCATGGAGGTTCGCTAATGAACATGTCTGGTCCAAACGCTGTGAATGGTGCTGTTTCGGCTGATAAATCTTCAGACAAAAACATGGGCTGGGGAGATCTCAAAGATGCTGTTGAGGAAGTTAAG ACCATTTCAGCAAACCGCCTGTTTGAACTCCATGAGACTCAAGAGGATAATCTAATACTGTCTGGGCAATTAGAAGATCTGCAG GGTCAATTGAAAGACGATAACTATATTTTCacatcaaaaccatatacaattcTTAGCGATCAGTTACATCATCTGAATGCTGAGATAGAACGATACAAGGGTTTGGTTGAAGTATTACAG AATGATAAGAACCAGTTCTTGCAAAGGGAGAAAGAAATGTGTGCAAAAGGAGAATCTGTCGACAATATTAAACAATCCATTACCGCTTATGAGGCCAAAATCGAAGAACTGGAACATCAGATTCTAAAATCCATGTCTGAGAAGAATGATCTTGAGATCAAAGTTGAGGAATCATTGCAAGATTCAG GTAAAAAAGACTTCAAGGATGAGATTCATGTCATGGCTGCAGCGCTTTCCAAAGAGATGGAAATGATGGAGAATCAATTGAATAGATCAAAGGATGCGGCTTCTGAAGCACTTGCACTACGTGAAGAAGCTGGATCGTTAAGATCCTTGTTAGCTAAGAAG ATCAGTGAACAGAAGGAAATATCTGATAGATACAACGAACAAGTCTCTGAGATCAAGTCCCTCAAAGAATTG ATTGAGACGTTGGAAAAGGAAAATCAGGAGTTGGAATTTATTGTGGATATGTATGGGAAAGAATGTTCTGAGTCAAG GACAATTACAGAGATCAAGGAATCAGAAAATCGAGCTCGCAAGCAGGCTGAATATTTGAGAACTAGTCTAGAGGAACATAGTCTTGAGCTTCGTGTAAAAGCAGCAAATGAAGCCGAATCTGCATGCCAGCGAAGGCTTTGCATTGCTGAAGCGGAACTGGAAGATTTAAGGACCGATGTAGATGCATCTGAAAG AGATGTTCTGGAACTCAAGGAGGCAATACGAATTAAAGAAGCGGAAGGAGATGCTTATATCTCTGAAATTGAG ACAATTGGTCAAGCATACGAAGACATGCAGACACAACACCAGCATCTTCTTCAACAGGTTGCCGACAGAGATGATTTTAACATAAAG CTAGTATCAGATAGTGTGAAGACGAAGCAAGCATCTGCTTCCCTTCTCTCTGAAAAGCATTTGTTACAGAAGCAACTCCATCAAGTTAACAGTTCACTGGAGTCATCTAAACAAAAACTGGCCCGTGGTGAAGAGCAG ATGAAAGCCTATGTCGCACAAGCCATCAAAACTTCTTCAGAGAACAGGCATCATGCAATTACCATTGAAAAGACTCTGCTGGAGGTATCTGACGCAGAGAAGGAGCTCAAGTGGCTTCGGTCTGCCGTTGGAGCCTCTGAGAAAGAATATGAGCAGAATCAGAAAAAGATAGCGGAGCTCAAAATGGACCTAGAACGTGAGAG AAGCGAGAAGAGAAAGCTCGAGGAAGAATATGAGGAGGTGAAGAATGAAGTCATGGAGCTGACCTCGGAGAATGAAGAGGCTACTATCCAAAAGCTCCAGGACGAGATAAAAGACTGCAAGGCTATTCTCAAGTGCGGTGTGTGCTTTGATCGACCGAAAGAG GTTGTGATCACCAAATGCTTCCACCTGTTCTGCTCAACTTGTATCCAGAGGAACCTCGAGCTACGCCACCGGAAGTGCCCGGGCTGCGGCACACCTTTCGGGCAAAACGACGTGCGAGAGGTGAAGATCTGA
- the LOC123445404 gene encoding E3 ubiquitin-protein ligase BRE1-like 2 isoform X2, with product MDATALQHENQKLVQQLEAQKSEMHVLEAKFKELRNEQSSYDNTLISLDKTWNQLVDDLILLGVRFGGGLNNLPALDHEELSEESIESCPSEEIFLFMLLKSNNYGKKDDNSFLEFAEEALALRRSATLALMRSLQEAIAAQQARSEHLSLALNGEKSNEEVVGNVREAISIVNEKHKRYLDEIEAFKSSYSKELQEIKHLSGELEETMAELEESRRKLVILQLQRHGGSLMNMSGPNAVNGAVSADKSSDKNMGWGDLKDAVEEVKTISANRLFELHETQEDNLILSGQLEDLQGQLKDDNYIFTSKPYTILSDQLHHLNAEIERYKGLVEVLQNDKNQFLQREKEMCAKGESVDNIKQSITAYEAKIEELEHQILKSMSEKNDLEIKVEESLQDSGKKDFKDEIHVMAAALSKEMEMMENQLNRSKDAASEALALREEAGSLRSLLAKKISEQKEISDRYNEQVSEIKSLKELIETLEKENQELEFIVDMYGKECSESRTITEIKESENRARKQAEYLRTSLEEHSLELRVKAANEAESACQRRLCIAEAELEDLRTDVDASERDVLELKEAIRIKEAEGDAYISEIETIGQAYEDMQTQHQHLLQQVADRDDFNIKLVSDSVKTKQASASLLSEKHLLQKQLHQVNSSLESSKQKLARGEEQMKAYVAQAIKTSSENRHHAITIEKTLLEVSDAEKELKWLRSAVGASEKEYEQNQKKIAELKMDLERERSEKRKLEEEYEEVKNEVMELTSENEEATIQKLQDEIKDCKAILKCGVCFDRPKEVVITKCFHLFCSTCIQRNLELRHRKCPGCGTPFGQNDVREVKI from the exons ATGGACGCCACAGCCCTTCAACATGAAAACCAGAAGCTGGTGCAGCAATTGGAAGCGCAGAAGTCTGAAATGCATGTGTTGGAagctaagttcaaggagttgaggaATGAACAATCTTCTTACGACAACACTCTGATTTCCCTGGATAAGACGTGGAATCAG CTTGTTGATGATTTAATCCTGCTTGGAGTTAGATTTGGTGGCGGCTTGAACAATTTGCCTGCACTTGACCATGAAGAGTTGTCAGAAG AATCTATCGAGTCGTGTCCTTCCGAGGAGATTTTTCTCTTCATGCTCTTGAAGTCCAACAATTATGGAAAAAAGGATGACAATAGCTTCTTGGAATTCGCTGAAGAAGCTCTTGCTTTGCGCCGTTCGGCAACTCTTGCTCTGATGAGGTCCCTTCAAGAGGCTATTGCTGCACAACAGGCTAGAAGTGAACATTTGTCATTAGCTTTAAATGGAGAGAAGTCAAATGAAG AGGTTGTTGGCAATGTCCGTGAAGCTATTTCCATCGTCAATGAGAAGCATAAAAGGTATCTGGATGAGATTGAGGCTTTCAAAAGCAGCTACTCAAAAGAATTGCAGGAAATCAAGCATCTTTCAG GAGAGCTAGAGGAAACCATGGCGGAGCTTGAGGAAAGTCGACGGAAGTTGGTTATTCTCCAGTTGCAGAGGCATGGAGGTTCGCTAATGAACATGTCTGGTCCAAACGCTGTGAATGGTGCTGTTTCGGCTGATAAATCTTCAGACAAAAACATGGGCTGGGGAGATCTCAAAGATGCTGTTGAGGAAGTTAAG ACCATTTCAGCAAACCGCCTGTTTGAACTCCATGAGACTCAAGAGGATAATCTAATACTGTCTGGGCAATTAGAAGATCTGCAG GGTCAATTGAAAGACGATAACTATATTTTCacatcaaaaccatatacaattcTTAGCGATCAGTTACATCATCTGAATGCTGAGATAGAACGATACAAGGGTTTGGTTGAAGTATTACAG AATGATAAGAACCAGTTCTTGCAAAGGGAGAAAGAAATGTGTGCAAAAGGAGAATCTGTCGACAATATTAAACAATCCATTACCGCTTATGAGGCCAAAATCGAAGAACTGGAACATCAGATTCTAAAATCCATGTCTGAGAAGAATGATCTTGAGATCAAAGTTGAGGAATCATTGCAAGATTCAG GTAAAAAAGACTTCAAGGATGAGATTCATGTCATGGCTGCAGCGCTTTCCAAAGAGATGGAAATGATGGAGAATCAATTGAATAGATCAAAGGATGCGGCTTCTGAAGCACTTGCACTACGTGAAGAAGCTGGATCGTTAAGATCCTTGTTAGCTAAGAAG ATCAGTGAACAGAAGGAAATATCTGATAGATACAACGAACAAGTCTCTGAGATCAAGTCCCTCAAAGAATTG ATTGAGACGTTGGAAAAGGAAAATCAGGAGTTGGAATTTATTGTGGATATGTATGGGAAAGAATGTTCTGAGTCAAG GACAATTACAGAGATCAAGGAATCAGAAAATCGAGCTCGCAAGCAGGCTGAATATTTGAGAACTAGTCTAGAGGAACATAGTCTTGAGCTTCGTGTAAAAGCAGCAAATGAAGCCGAATCTGCATGCCAGCGAAGGCTTTGCATTGCTGAAGCGGAACTGGAAGATTTAAGGACCGATGTAGATGCATCTGAAAG AGATGTTCTGGAACTCAAGGAGGCAATACGAATTAAAGAAGCGGAAGGAGATGCTTATATCTCTGAAATTGAG ACAATTGGTCAAGCATACGAAGACATGCAGACACAACACCAGCATCTTCTTCAACAGGTTGCCGACAGAGATGATTTTAACATAAAG CTAGTATCAGATAGTGTGAAGACGAAGCAAGCATCTGCTTCCCTTCTCTCTGAAAAGCATTTGTTACAGAAGCAACTCCATCAAGTTAACAGTTCACTGGAGTCATCTAAACAAAAACTGGCCCGTGGTGAAGAGCAG ATGAAAGCCTATGTCGCACAAGCCATCAAAACTTCTTCAGAGAACAGGCATCATGCAATTACCATTGAAAAGACTCTGCTGGAGGTATCTGACGCAGAGAAGGAGCTCAAGTGGCTTCGGTCTGCCGTTGGAGCCTCTGAGAAAGAATATGAGCAGAATCAGAAAAAGATAGCGGAGCTCAAAATGGACCTAGAACGTGAGAG AAGCGAGAAGAGAAAGCTCGAGGAAGAATATGAGGAGGTGAAGAATGAAGTCATGGAGCTGACCTCGGAGAATGAAGAGGCTACTATCCAAAAGCTCCAGGACGAGATAAAAGACTGCAAGGCTATTCTCAAGTGCGGTGTGTGCTTTGATCGACCGAAAGAG GTTGTGATCACCAAATGCTTCCACCTGTTCTGCTCAACTTGTATCCAGAGGAACCTCGAGCTACGCCACCGGAAGTGCCCGGGCTGCGGCACACCTTTCGGGCAAAACGACGTGCGAGAGGTGAAGATCTGA
- the LOC123445404 gene encoding E3 ubiquitin-protein ligase BRE1-like 2 isoform X3 gives MAELEESRRKLVILQLQRHGGSLMNMSGPNAVNGAVSADKSSDKNMGWGDLKDAVEEVKTISANRLFELHETQEDNLILSGQLEDLQGQLKDDNYIFTSKPYTILSDQLHHLNAEIERYKGLVEVLQNDKNQFLQREKEMCAKGESVDNIKQSITAYEAKIEELEHQILKSMSEKNDLEIKVEESLQDSGKKDFKDEIHVMAAALSKEMEMMENQLNRSKDAASEALALREEAGSLRSLLAKKISEQKEISDRYNEQVSEIKSLKELIETLEKENQELEFIVDMYGKECSESRTITEIKESENRARKQAEYLRTSLEEHSLELRVKAANEAESACQRRLCIAEAELEDLRTDVDASERDVLELKEAIRIKEAEGDAYISEIETIGQAYEDMQTQHQHLLQQVADRDDFNIKLVSDSVKTKQASASLLSEKHLLQKQLHQVNSSLESSKQKLARGEEQMKAYVAQAIKTSSENRHHAITIEKTLLEVSDAEKELKWLRSAVGASEKEYEQNQKKIAELKMDLERERSEKRKLEEEYEEVKNEVMELTSENEEATIQKLQDEIKDCKAILKCGVCFDRPKEVVITKCFHLFCSTCIQRNLELRHRKCPGCGTPFGQNDVREVKI, from the exons ATGGCGGAGCTTGAGGAAAGTCGACGGAAGTTGGTTATTCTCCAGTTGCAGAGGCATGGAGGTTCGCTAATGAACATGTCTGGTCCAAACGCTGTGAATGGTGCTGTTTCGGCTGATAAATCTTCAGACAAAAACATGGGCTGGGGAGATCTCAAAGATGCTGTTGAGGAAGTTAAG ACCATTTCAGCAAACCGCCTGTTTGAACTCCATGAGACTCAAGAGGATAATCTAATACTGTCTGGGCAATTAGAAGATCTGCAG GGTCAATTGAAAGACGATAACTATATTTTCacatcaaaaccatatacaattcTTAGCGATCAGTTACATCATCTGAATGCTGAGATAGAACGATACAAGGGTTTGGTTGAAGTATTACAG AATGATAAGAACCAGTTCTTGCAAAGGGAGAAAGAAATGTGTGCAAAAGGAGAATCTGTCGACAATATTAAACAATCCATTACCGCTTATGAGGCCAAAATCGAAGAACTGGAACATCAGATTCTAAAATCCATGTCTGAGAAGAATGATCTTGAGATCAAAGTTGAGGAATCATTGCAAGATTCAG GTAAAAAAGACTTCAAGGATGAGATTCATGTCATGGCTGCAGCGCTTTCCAAAGAGATGGAAATGATGGAGAATCAATTGAATAGATCAAAGGATGCGGCTTCTGAAGCACTTGCACTACGTGAAGAAGCTGGATCGTTAAGATCCTTGTTAGCTAAGAAG ATCAGTGAACAGAAGGAAATATCTGATAGATACAACGAACAAGTCTCTGAGATCAAGTCCCTCAAAGAATTG ATTGAGACGTTGGAAAAGGAAAATCAGGAGTTGGAATTTATTGTGGATATGTATGGGAAAGAATGTTCTGAGTCAAG GACAATTACAGAGATCAAGGAATCAGAAAATCGAGCTCGCAAGCAGGCTGAATATTTGAGAACTAGTCTAGAGGAACATAGTCTTGAGCTTCGTGTAAAAGCAGCAAATGAAGCCGAATCTGCATGCCAGCGAAGGCTTTGCATTGCTGAAGCGGAACTGGAAGATTTAAGGACCGATGTAGATGCATCTGAAAG AGATGTTCTGGAACTCAAGGAGGCAATACGAATTAAAGAAGCGGAAGGAGATGCTTATATCTCTGAAATTGAG ACAATTGGTCAAGCATACGAAGACATGCAGACACAACACCAGCATCTTCTTCAACAGGTTGCCGACAGAGATGATTTTAACATAAAG CTAGTATCAGATAGTGTGAAGACGAAGCAAGCATCTGCTTCCCTTCTCTCTGAAAAGCATTTGTTACAGAAGCAACTCCATCAAGTTAACAGTTCACTGGAGTCATCTAAACAAAAACTGGCCCGTGGTGAAGAGCAG ATGAAAGCCTATGTCGCACAAGCCATCAAAACTTCTTCAGAGAACAGGCATCATGCAATTACCATTGAAAAGACTCTGCTGGAGGTATCTGACGCAGAGAAGGAGCTCAAGTGGCTTCGGTCTGCCGTTGGAGCCTCTGAGAAAGAATATGAGCAGAATCAGAAAAAGATAGCGGAGCTCAAAATGGACCTAGAACGTGAGAG AAGCGAGAAGAGAAAGCTCGAGGAAGAATATGAGGAGGTGAAGAATGAAGTCATGGAGCTGACCTCGGAGAATGAAGAGGCTACTATCCAAAAGCTCCAGGACGAGATAAAAGACTGCAAGGCTATTCTCAAGTGCGGTGTGTGCTTTGATCGACCGAAAGAG GTTGTGATCACCAAATGCTTCCACCTGTTCTGCTCAACTTGTATCCAGAGGAACCTCGAGCTACGCCACCGGAAGTGCCCGGGCTGCGGCACACCTTTCGGGCAAAACGACGTGCGAGAGGTGAAGATCTGA
- the LOC123440843 gene encoding putative glycine-rich cell wall structural protein 1, translating to MVGRKLLALGFVTMLSIGLANAARVARYSSASGVGTGGGEGGGYQGGGGSGSGSGTGSGVSSSSGTHASGGGGGGGGGGSQYGGSGSGSGSGSGSGSSQYSQGSSYPYGGSYGGYTSAGGTGGGGGGGQASGYHGSSAYGAGSGTGSGSATANNNRYGQDSNAYAGGNGGGNGRGTNGGSGGGGGAGSGYGNAYP from the coding sequence ATGGTAGGGAGAAAGTTACTAGCTCTTGGTTTCGTTACCATGTTGAGTATTGGATTGGCCAATGCTGCAAGGGTGGCTAGGTACTCTAGTGCCTCTGGAGTAGGAACGGGGGGAGGAGAGGGCGGGGGGTATCAGGGTGGAGGCGGCTCCGGTTCTGGGAGTGGAACCGGGTCAGGCGTGAGCTCTAgtagtggtacccatgcaagcggtggaggaggaggcggaggtggaggtggtagccAATATGGTGGATCTGGATCTGGTAGCGGGAGTGGCTCGGGATCTGGCTCTAGTCAATATAGTCAAGGATCTTCCTATCCTTATGGTGGTAGCTATGGTGGATATACCAGTGCTGGTGGtacgggtggcggcggtggtggagggcaaGCTAGTGGTTATCATGGGTCTAGTGCATATGGGGCTGGTAGTGGCACTGGTTCTGGCTCAGCTACTGCTAATAACAATAGGTATGGACAAGATAGTAATGCATATGCAGGTGGAAACGGTGGTGGCAATGGTCGTGGAACAAATGGTGGAAGTGGTGGAGGCGGAGGTGCTGGATCTGGGTATGGCAATGCCTACCCATAG